The following are from one region of the Aspergillus chevalieri M1 DNA, chromosome 1, nearly complete sequence genome:
- the TUB1 gene encoding tubulin alpha chain (COG:Z;~EggNog:ENOG410PFTH;~InterPro:IPR023123,IPR008280,IPR036525,IPR037103, IPR000217,IPR018316,IPR003008,IPR002452,IPR017975;~PFAM:PF03953,PF00091;~go_component: GO:0005874 - microtubule [Evidence IEA];~go_function: GO:0003924 - GTPase activity [Evidence IEA];~go_function: GO:0005200 - structural constituent of cytoskeleton [Evidence IEA];~go_function: GO:0005525 - GTP binding [Evidence IEA];~go_process: GO:0007017 - microtubule-based process [Evidence IEA]) yields MREVISLNVGQAGCQIANSCWELYCLEHGIQPDGYLTEERKKQDPDHGFSTFFSETGQGKYVPRTIYCDLEPNVVDEVRTGTYRSLFHPENMITGREDASNNYARGHYTVGKEMIDQVLDKVRRVADNCAGLQGFLVFHSFGGGTGSGFGALLMERLSVDYGKKSKLEFCVYPAPQNATSVVEPYNSILTTHTTLEHSDCSFMVDNEAIYDICRRNLGIERPSYENLNRLVAQVVSSITASLRFDGSLNVDLNEFQTNLVPYPRIHFPLVAYAPVVSAHKAAHESNSVNEITMSCFEPNNQMVKCDPRNGKYMATCLLYRGDVVPKETHAAVATLKTKRTIQFVDWCPTGFKIGICYQPPQQVPNGDLANLNRAVCMLSNTTAISEAWSALDHKFDLMYSKRAFVHWYVGEGMEEGEFSEAREDLAALERDYEEVASDSLEEEGELEPEY; encoded by the exons ATGAGAGAAGTCATTAGTTTGAACG TTGGCCAGGCTGGTTGCCAAATCGCCAACTCCTGCTGGGAG CTTTACTGTCTCGAGCACGGCATTCAG CCCGATGGTTACCTCACCGAGGAGCGCAAGAAGCAGGACCCTGACCACGGATTCAGCACTTTCTTTTCTGAGACTG GCCAGGGCAAGTATGTCCCTCGTACCATCTACTGCGATCTCGAGCCCAATGTCGTCGATGAGGTCCGCACTGGTACCTACCGCAGCCTTTTTCACCCTGAGAACATGATTACCGGCCGTGAGGATGCCTCGAACAACTACGCCCGTGGTCACTACACCGTCGGAAAGGAGATGATCGACCAGGTCCTCGATAAGGTCCGCCGTGTTGCCGACAACTGCGCTGGTCTCCAGGGTTTCTTGGTCTTCCACTCGTTCGGTGGTGGTACCGGATCCGGTTTCGGTGCTCTCCTCATGGAGCGTCTCTCCGTCGACTACGGCAAGAAGTCTAAGCTGGAGTTCTGTGTCTACCCTGCCCCCCAGAACGCTACCTCCGTCGTTGAGCCCTACAACTCCATCCTGACCACCCACACCACCCTGGAGCACTCCGACTGTAGCTTCATGGTTGACAACGAGGCCATCTACGACATCTGCCGCCGCAACCTCGGAATTGAGCGCCCCAGCTACGAGAACCTGAACCGCCTCGTCGCTCAGGTTGTTTCTTCCATCACCGCTTCGCTCCGTTTTGATGGCTCCCTCAACGTCGACCTGAATGAGTTCCAGACCAACCTGGTCCCCTACCCCCGTATCCACTTCCCTCTGGTCGCCTACGCCCCCGTTGTCTCCGCCCACAAGGCCGCTCACGAGTCCAACTCGGTCAACGAGATCACCATGTCCTGCTTCGAGCCTAACAACCAGATGGTCAAGTGTGACCCCCGCAACGGCAAGTACATGGCTACTTGCTTGCTCTACCGTGGTGACGTTGTCCCCAAGGAGACTCACGCCGCCGTGGCTACCCTCAAGACCAAGCGCACCATCCAGTTCGTCGACTGGTGCCCGACTGGTTTCAAGATTGGTATCTGCTACCAGCCTCCTCAGCAGGTGCCCAACGGCGACCTCGCCAACCTCAACCGCGCTGT TTGCATGCTGTCAAACACCACCGCCATCTCCGAGGCCTGGTCCGCTCTCGACCACAAGTTCGACCTCATGTACTCCAAGCGTGCCTTCGTTCACTGGTACGTTGGTGAGGGTATGGAAGAAGGTGAATTCTCCGAGGCTCGTGAGGATCTTGCTGCCCTGGAGCGTGACTACGAAGAGGTTGCCAGCGACTcgctggaggaggagggcgaGCTTGAGCCGGAATACTAG